Proteins co-encoded in one Chionomys nivalis chromosome 6, mChiNiv1.1, whole genome shotgun sequence genomic window:
- the LOC130876290 gene encoding zinc transporter ZIP3 — MTKLLVAKLLCMVGMFFFMLLGSLLPVKVIEADFEKAHRSKKVLSLCNTFGGGVFLATCFNALLPAVRDKLRQVLSLGHISTDYPLAETLMMVGFFLTVFVEQLVLTFRRERPPFIDLETFNAGSDAGSDSEYESPFVGAGGRSRGLYPEPTAHTHGAGLRLRELGRPGPLRLLSLVFALSAHSVFEGLALGLQEEGERVVSLFVGVAVHETLVAVALGISMARSAVPLRDAAKLAVTVSAMIPVGIGLGLGIESARSVGSSVASALLQGLAGGTFLFVTFLEILAKELEERSEQLLKVLFLVLGYAVLAGMVFLKW; from the exons ATGACTAAGCTCCTGGTGGCGAAGCTCCTCTGCATGGTGGGTATGTTCTTCTTCATGCTGCTGGGCTCGCTGTTGCCCGTGAAGGTCATTGAGGCCGACTTCGAGAAGGCGCACCGCTCGAAAAAGGTCCTCTCTCTGTGTAACACCTTCGGGGGTGGTGTCTTCCTGGCCACGTGTTTCAACGCACTGCTGCCCGCAGTGAGAGACAAG CTGCGGCAGGTGCTGAGCCTGGGCCACATCAGCACAGACTACCCGCTGGCCGAGACGCTCATGATGGTGGGCTTTTTCCTCACCGTGTTTGTGGAGCAGCTGGTGCTGACCTTCCGCCGGGAGCGGCCACCTTTCATTGACCTGGAGACCTTCAACGCAGGCTCGGATGCCGGAAGCGACTCAGAGTATGAGAGCCCGTTTGTGGGTGCGGGCGGCCGCAGCCGCGGGCTGTACCCCGagcccacagcacacacacatggtgcagggCTGCGGCTGCGGGAGCTAGGACGCCCCGGCCCGCTGCGGCTGCTCAGCCTGGTATTCGCGCTGTCGGCACACTCGGTGTTCGAGGGCCTGGCGCTGGGGCTGCAGGAAGAGGGTGAGCGTGTGGTCAGCCTGTTTGTGGGTGTGGCTGTCCACGAGACGCTGGTGGCCGTGGCCCTGGGCATCAGTATGGCCCGCAGTGCAGTGCCGCTGAGGGACGCAGCCAAGCTGGCAGTGACCGTGAGCGCCATGATCCCCGTGGGCATCGGGCTGGGCCTGGGCATCGAGAGCGCCCGCAGCGTGGGCAGCAGTGTGGCCTCAGCGCTGCTGCAGGGCCTGGCCGGTGGCACCTTCCTGTTCGTCACCTTCCTGGAAATCCTGGCcaaggagctggaggagaggagCGAGCAGCTGCTCAAGGTGCTGTTCCTCGTGTTGGGCTACGCCGTCCTGGCCGGCATGGTCTTCCTCAAGTGGTGA
- the LOC130876542 gene encoding small glutamine-rich tetratricopeptide repeat-containing protein alpha isoform X1 produces MDNRKRLAYAIIQFLHGQLRHGGLSPDAQESLEVAIQCLETAFGVTMEDSDLALPQTLPEIFEAAAASKQETPQDPRGPDRTPPSEEDSAEAERLKTEGNEQMKLENFEAAVHLYGKAIDLNPSNAVYFCNRAAAYSKLGNYVGAVQDCERAIGIDPGYSKAYGRMGLALSSLNKHAEAVAYYKKALELDPENDTYKSNLKIAELKLREAPSPTGGVGSLDIAGLLNNPHFITMASSLMNSPQLQQLMSGMISGGHNPLGTPGSSSSQSDLASLIQAGQQFAQQMQQQNPEFVEQIRSQVVRSRTPSASHEEQQE; encoded by the exons ATGGACAACAGGAAGCGCCTGGCGTATGCCATCATCCAGTTCCTGCATGGCCAGCTGCGGCATGGCGGGCTCTCGCCTGATGCCCAGGAGAGCCTAGAGG TTGCCATCCAGTGTCTGGAGACAGCCTTTGGGGTGACAATGGAGGACAGTGACCTAGCTCTCCCCCAGACCCTGCCAGAGATATTTGAAGCAGCTGCTGCCAGCAAG CAGGAGACGCCACAGGACCCAAGGGGCCCTGACAGGACACCACCCTCTGAGGAGGACTCCGCTGAGGCAGAGCGCCTCAAAACTGAAG GTAACGAGCAGATGAAGCTGGAGAACTTTGAGGCAGCCGTGCACCTCTATGGCAAAGCCATTGATCTCAACCCCTCCAATGCCGTCTACTTCTGTAACAG AGCTGCAGCCTACAGCAAGCTGGGGAACTACGTGGGGGCTGTGCAGGACTGCGAACGTGCTATTGGCATCGACCCAGGCTACAGCAAAGCCTATGGCCGCATGGG CCTTGCGCTCTCCAGCCTGAACAAACATGCCGAGGCCGTGGCTTACTATAAGAAGGCCCTGGAGCTGGACCCTGAGAATGACACATACAAGTCCAACCTCAAGATCGCGGAGCTGAAGCTGCGGGAGGCGCCGAGTCCC ACGGGAGGCGTGGGCAGCCTGGACATTGCCGGCCTGCTGAACAACCCGCATTTCATCACTATG gCTTCCAGCTTAATGAACAGTccccagctgcagcagct GATGTCAGGCATGATCTCTGGCGGCCATAACCCCTTGGGCACCCCGGGCAGCAGTTCATCGCAGAGTGACTTGGCTAGCCTCATCCAGGC GGGCCAGCAATTTGCACAGCAGATGCAGCAGCAGAACCCAGAGTTTGTGGAGCAGATCCGGAGCCAGGTGGTGCGCAGCCGGACACCCAGCGCCAGCCACGAGGAGCAACAGGAGTGA
- the LOC130876542 gene encoding small glutamine-rich tetratricopeptide repeat-containing protein alpha isoform X2 gives MDNRKRLAYAIIQFLHGQLRHGGLSPDAQESLEVAIQCLETAFGVTMEDSDLALPQTLPEIFEAAAASKETPQDPRGPDRTPPSEEDSAEAERLKTEGNEQMKLENFEAAVHLYGKAIDLNPSNAVYFCNRAAAYSKLGNYVGAVQDCERAIGIDPGYSKAYGRMGLALSSLNKHAEAVAYYKKALELDPENDTYKSNLKIAELKLREAPSPTGGVGSLDIAGLLNNPHFITMASSLMNSPQLQQLMSGMISGGHNPLGTPGSSSSQSDLASLIQAGQQFAQQMQQQNPEFVEQIRSQVVRSRTPSASHEEQQE, from the exons ATGGACAACAGGAAGCGCCTGGCGTATGCCATCATCCAGTTCCTGCATGGCCAGCTGCGGCATGGCGGGCTCTCGCCTGATGCCCAGGAGAGCCTAGAGG TTGCCATCCAGTGTCTGGAGACAGCCTTTGGGGTGACAATGGAGGACAGTGACCTAGCTCTCCCCCAGACCCTGCCAGAGATATTTGAAGCAGCTGCTGCCAGCAAG GAGACGCCACAGGACCCAAGGGGCCCTGACAGGACACCACCCTCTGAGGAGGACTCCGCTGAGGCAGAGCGCCTCAAAACTGAAG GTAACGAGCAGATGAAGCTGGAGAACTTTGAGGCAGCCGTGCACCTCTATGGCAAAGCCATTGATCTCAACCCCTCCAATGCCGTCTACTTCTGTAACAG AGCTGCAGCCTACAGCAAGCTGGGGAACTACGTGGGGGCTGTGCAGGACTGCGAACGTGCTATTGGCATCGACCCAGGCTACAGCAAAGCCTATGGCCGCATGGG CCTTGCGCTCTCCAGCCTGAACAAACATGCCGAGGCCGTGGCTTACTATAAGAAGGCCCTGGAGCTGGACCCTGAGAATGACACATACAAGTCCAACCTCAAGATCGCGGAGCTGAAGCTGCGGGAGGCGCCGAGTCCC ACGGGAGGCGTGGGCAGCCTGGACATTGCCGGCCTGCTGAACAACCCGCATTTCATCACTATG gCTTCCAGCTTAATGAACAGTccccagctgcagcagct GATGTCAGGCATGATCTCTGGCGGCCATAACCCCTTGGGCACCCCGGGCAGCAGTTCATCGCAGAGTGACTTGGCTAGCCTCATCCAGGC GGGCCAGCAATTTGCACAGCAGATGCAGCAGCAGAACCCAGAGTTTGTGGAGCAGATCCGGAGCCAGGTGGTGCGCAGCCGGACACCCAGCGCCAGCCACGAGGAGCAACAGGAGTGA